A region from the Oncorhynchus keta strain PuntledgeMale-10-30-2019 chromosome 5, Oket_V2, whole genome shotgun sequence genome encodes:
- the LOC118384376 gene encoding 3-mercaptopyruvate sulfurtransferase-like, whose translation MAVQTQELVSAKWLADAIKSNLIGPNLRILDTSWHVPILKRDANAEFNQQHIPGTSFFDIDKCSDKTSSMDHMLPTANYFAEYVGGLGIGNDTHVVVYDTSDFGSFSAPRVWWMFRLFGHNSVSVLDGGMKNWLAEGHPVTAEYTKPGRADFKATANQSWVKSYDDVLKNIETKQVQVIDTRPAGMFQGTEPELRDDIEPGHIPGTINMPFTKFIDASGKELELEVLAKMFREAGVDLEKPFWVTCGSGVTACHVVLAAHLLGHSGSVSVYDGSWYEWFKRAAPEHVISEGKGKQV comes from the exons ATGGCGGTGCAAACTCAGGAGCTTGTTTCAGCCAAATGGCTTGCAGATGCGATAAAGAGCAACCTTATTGGACCGAATCTTCGAATTCTGGATACATCCTGGCATGTACCGATATTAAAACGCGATGCAAATGCGGAATTTAACCAACAGCACATACCTGGAACTTCGTTCTTTGATATTGACAAATGCTCTGACAAAACTTCCTCGATGGACCATATGCTCCCAACTGCAAACTACTTTGCAGAATATGTGGGGGGTTTAGGTATAGGAAACGATACACATGTAGTAGTGTACGATACCAGCGATTTTGGGTCATTCAGCGCACCCCGAGTGTGGTGGATGTTCCGATTATTTGGGCACAATTCTGTATCGGTCCTGGACGGGGGTATGAAGAATTGGCTGGCCGAGGGGCATCCTGTCACTGCAGAATACACCAAGCCAGGACGTGCAGACTTCAAGGCGACCGCCAATCAATCATGGGTCAAGTCATATGATGATGTGCTGAAAAACATTGAGACCAAACAGGTGCAAGTTATTGACACAAGACCCGCCGGCATGTTCCAGGGAACTGAACCAGAACTAAGAGATG ATATTGAGCCTGGCCACATTCCTGGTACTATCAACATGCCTTTTACCAAGTTCATAGATGCCTCAGGCAAGGAGTTGGAGCTTGAAGTGCTGGCAAAAATGTTCCGAGAGGCAGGGGTGGACTTGGAGAAACCTTTCTGGGTAACCTGTGGGTCAGGGGTCACTGCATGCCACGTGGTTCTGGCTGCTCACCTGCTGGGACATTCAGGGTCAGTGTCTGTGTATGACGGGTCATGGTATGAATGGTTCAAAAGGGCTGCCCCAGAGCATGTCATCTCTGAGGGCAAGGGGAAGCAAGtgtga